TCAAGTTTGTAGCCAAGAGCGTCATTGGGATGAATTTCCACAGCGCATAAAAGCCAAATGTTTTTACTAGAAGAAGACGAGAAGTAATCTCTTTATTCTTGTCTTCTTTACTTTCATCAAAATTATCAAGGAGAGAAGCCATGTACTTTGTCATTAAACTTAGTAAACTCTGTAACTTGCGTTGTACTTATTGCTATGAATATGAAGAGTTAGCAAATAAAGAACGAATGTCATTACAGCAACTCGAATACTTTTTTTCTAATGTTGCTGACTATTTACTCAATCACCCCAGCCCAAAAATTCCCGAATTTGTTTTTCACGGCGGAGAGCCTTTATTATTGCCCCATCAATACTTTCGAGATATTTGTTCCCTACAGGAAAAATATTTAGATCGAGTTGGGATTAATTATAGAAATAGCCTCCAAACTAACCTGTTTAAAATTTCCGACTCAACTTTAGATCTTCTACAAGAATTAAACATTAGTTTAGGGGTATCCTTTGATGTTTTTGGAAAACAACGGGTTGATATTAAAGGGAAAGATTCCCAAGAAAGTGTAATTCCTAATTTGCAAAGATTAATTGACCGTAAAATTAACTTTGGTATTATTACGGTTTTACATGCGGAGAATATTGACTATGTTCTTAATACTTACCAATTCTGTAATGATTTAAGAATTAGTTATCGCATTTTACCAATTTCTAGTGTCGTTGAACCGCCGGCGCGAATGAAACACCTAATGTTAAGTAATGAGCAAATTTTAGAAGCCTATAAAGCTGTGGCAAAGGTTCAATTGCATCATCCTACTTCCATTCAAGTTTATCCGCTTCTAGATTTTTTCCTAGCAGCAGTTCGCTACTTAACAGGACAAACAATTAGACAGTTTCAACCCGAAAAAGAAGAGTGGGTTTTATTAATTAATGTTAATGGAGATGTTTATAATCGCGGTGAGGCTTATTTACCAGAAGGTTATATGGGGAATCTCTTTAATCAAAAATTAGAAGAATTATTAAATTCCCCTGAACATCAAGAAACCGTTGCGATCAGAGAAAAAAGAATGGAAACTTGTCGTCGTTGTCAGTTTGATCAAAAATGTCACCAAATTCATATTGCTGAAGCAACAGACAGTGCTAGAGTTTATAACAACCAAGGACAGTTAGAATGTACAATTGCTAAACCGATGATTGAATTTATGATTGATGAAATTCAAAAATCCCCAGAAGCACAAGAACTATTAAATATGTATTATTCCTATTCTCAAGAGTCAGCCTCTCAAAGTGAAGCAAGTATTAACTTATCACTTTAGTTATGTCACAGCGAAAGTATGCAATTATCGGTACTGGAGCAATTGGTGGTTATTATGGGGCACGCTTGCAGCAAGCCGGGTTTGATGTCCATTTTTTAGGTTTATCAGCACTGTTACAAGCGAGTGATCCACAATTAGCCCTGTTTTGCATCTGTATGAGTGGGGCTTGTGTGGGATTTGTTATGCACAATCGTAACCCTGCAAAAGTATTTATG
This window of the Euhalothece natronophila Z-M001 genome carries:
- a CDS encoding radical SAM protein, whose protein sequence is MYFVIKLSKLCNLRCTYCYEYEELANKERMSLQQLEYFFSNVADYLLNHPSPKIPEFVFHGGEPLLLPHQYFRDICSLQEKYLDRVGINYRNSLQTNLFKISDSTLDLLQELNISLGVSFDVFGKQRVDIKGKDSQESVIPNLQRLIDRKINFGIITVLHAENIDYVLNTYQFCNDLRISYRILPISSVVEPPARMKHLMLSNEQILEAYKAVAKVQLHHPTSIQVYPLLDFFLAAVRYLTGQTIRQFQPEKEEWVLLINVNGDVYNRGEAYLPEGYMGNLFNQKLEELLNSPEHQETVAIREKRMETCRRCQFDQKCHQIHIAEATDSARVYNNQGQLECTIAKPMIEFMIDEIQKSPEAQELLNMYYSYSQESASQSEASINLSL